A region of Nostoc sp. 'Peltigera membranacea cyanobiont' N6 DNA encodes the following proteins:
- a CDS encoding ATP-binding protein, producing MSHPAHPTLSQSSYPRLTRSLSAVESWGFGLTAHISWTALVPAIHAALGSQAIFVWIPAVIFGMLLNYQVKRLGIHFINVAGGTPNYATKLLQSYPALACYAAIGYLLNWVSYLAVNTIVLKDLIKVNLEALGIACPEIWLNIGFTLLPFIVAFSGTRALSILHLFFIIPAFGLLITFCVQGLGWLAFSDVSPGFFPNNWSSLGFVDWAKWFFFVTYATYSCETASSFVADSRQPTQTLRFLEVAAWMMPPIFLGGSWVMMRLATDPSLEDNAFLNLVAASRPFWGESAGISVSFLLVAASLLGSATVVSNCPRILYQLALDKHISPVFSVVSRRGVFVPALTLTLVLCLIYLIWGDVARIVAVGNVGWFVSFMLLHLGLWLRRDRPEVLFPRISLAILLLEVVVLVVGGFAWGWLNLLIGLLFPIGVMGIDAVIRRVNFPPFHPSWWMQRYKSRPVVIIKDSVVLQVSILIFLLCSAVAAGWLFGVKLNKAANSGGENLFVVLLMTVAFVGVAIACWTSLPQVVAIAEAREAAEHLFTVAQDGILVVDDRGIIQQANPATESFFGVNPSDLRGNHLNKWLIALVYYPDEWTKRSEQTLLRNGKNKILEVSISDRPHQDFQEYVVILHDITQRKQAEQILRYSEAQLRQEAKQLASQLVQSEKMSSLGQLVAGVAHEINNPINFIYGNISYANQYIEDLLKLLKLYQQNYPNPGTEIQEEIEAIDLNFLIADLPNLLTSMTVGVERITEIVLSLRNFSRLDETEMKAVNIHEGIDNTLMILEHRFKAKSNSLTIQVIKEYGDLPLVECYAGQLNQVFMNLLANAIDALEEAVENGEWRAEKAALSPPQIYIYTQLTSENQVVIRIVDNGTGIPENVQKQLFETFFTTKPAGKGTGLGLSISYQIITQKHRGKLQCISTLGQGTEFVVVIPLKQQTANSLTDVSC from the coding sequence ATGTCCCATCCTGCTCATCCCACTTTGAGCCAATCTTCTTACCCTCGCTTGACTAGAAGCCTAAGTGCTGTAGAAAGTTGGGGCTTCGGTTTGACGGCTCATATTTCTTGGACAGCACTGGTTCCAGCAATTCATGCTGCTCTCGGTTCCCAAGCTATTTTTGTTTGGATACCTGCGGTGATTTTCGGAATGCTGCTCAACTACCAGGTAAAACGCTTGGGTATACATTTTATAAATGTGGCTGGAGGAACGCCTAATTATGCTACTAAGCTGCTGCAAAGCTACCCAGCACTAGCTTGTTATGCCGCAATTGGATACCTCCTCAACTGGGTTTCCTACCTGGCAGTTAATACCATCGTCCTCAAAGATTTGATTAAGGTGAATTTGGAGGCGCTGGGTATTGCCTGTCCAGAAATATGGCTGAATATTGGTTTTACACTGTTGCCGTTTATCGTGGCGTTTAGTGGGACTCGCGCCCTGAGTATTTTACATTTGTTTTTTATAATTCCAGCCTTTGGACTACTAATCACTTTCTGCGTACAGGGTTTGGGCTGGTTAGCGTTCTCTGATGTTAGTCCGGGATTTTTTCCTAACAATTGGTCATCTCTAGGTTTTGTGGATTGGGCCAAGTGGTTCTTTTTCGTCACTTATGCCACCTATAGTTGTGAAACGGCTTCTTCTTTTGTCGCCGATAGCCGTCAACCCACCCAAACGCTGCGCTTTTTAGAGGTTGCAGCTTGGATGATGCCACCGATCTTTTTGGGGGGATCTTGGGTAATGATGCGGTTAGCAACCGATCCAAGCCTCGAAGACAATGCTTTTCTGAATCTTGTGGCGGCTTCCCGCCCCTTCTGGGGAGAATCAGCAGGTATAAGTGTTTCCTTTTTGCTGGTGGCTGCAAGTCTTTTAGGTTCGGCAACGGTTGTTTCTAATTGTCCTCGGATTTTGTATCAGTTGGCTTTAGACAAACACATCTCACCTGTATTTTCCGTTGTGTCACGCCGGGGTGTGTTTGTGCCAGCACTGACATTAACACTGGTGTTGTGTCTAATCTATCTGATTTGGGGAGATGTGGCGCGAATCGTGGCTGTTGGCAATGTTGGTTGGTTTGTCTCCTTTATGTTATTGCATTTGGGGCTTTGGCTGCGGCGCGATCGCCCGGAAGTTTTGTTTCCTCGCATATCTCTGGCGATTCTGCTGTTAGAAGTTGTGGTGCTAGTGGTGGGCGGATTTGCCTGGGGTTGGCTCAACTTGCTAATTGGGCTATTATTTCCCATTGGCGTTATGGGAATAGATGCGGTGATTCGCCGGGTGAATTTCCCTCCCTTCCACCCCAGTTGGTGGATGCAGCGATATAAATCGCGTCCTGTGGTAATTATCAAGGACTCAGTAGTTCTTCAGGTGAGCATCCTAATTTTTTTACTGTGCAGCGCAGTGGCAGCTGGCTGGTTATTTGGCGTGAAACTTAATAAAGCGGCAAATTCGGGGGGTGAAAATCTATTTGTGGTGCTGCTGATGACGGTAGCATTTGTAGGAGTAGCGATCGCTTGTTGGACAAGTTTACCGCAAGTGGTGGCGATCGCAGAAGCCCGTGAAGCTGCCGAACACCTGTTTACTGTCGCCCAGGATGGTATTTTAGTTGTGGACGATCGAGGCATTATTCAGCAGGCGAATCCGGCGACTGAATCTTTCTTTGGTGTTAACCCATCCGACTTGCGGGGAAATCACCTCAACAAATGGCTAATTGCATTAGTCTATTATCCAGACGAGTGGACAAAGCGCAGCGAACAAACCTTACTCCGCAATGGCAAAAACAAAATCCTGGAAGTTTCCATCTCAGACAGGCCCCATCAGGATTTTCAAGAGTATGTTGTCATTCTCCACGACATTACCCAGCGCAAACAAGCAGAACAGATATTGCGATACTCAGAAGCACAATTGCGCCAAGAGGCAAAGCAGCTAGCATCTCAACTCGTGCAGAGTGAAAAAATGTCTAGTTTGGGGCAGTTGGTAGCAGGTGTAGCGCACGAAATCAACAACCCAATCAACTTTATCTATGGCAATATCAGTTATGCTAATCAATATATTGAAGATTTACTAAAACTACTGAAATTATACCAGCAAAACTATCCTAATCCAGGAACTGAAATTCAAGAAGAAATAGAGGCTATCGACTTAAATTTCCTAATAGCAGACTTGCCTAACTTGCTAACTTCTATGACAGTCGGTGTTGAAAGAATCACAGAAATTGTTTTATCTCTGCGAAACTTTTCCCGGTTAGATGAAACAGAGATGAAAGCTGTGAATATCCATGAGGGTATAGATAATACATTAATGATTCTGGAACATCGCTTCAAAGCAAAATCTAACTCTCTAACAATTCAGGTCATTAAAGAGTACGGCGATCTCCCATTAGTAGAATGTTATGCTGGACAACTCAATCAGGTCTTTATGAATCTTCTAGCAAATGCGATCGATGCTTTAGAAGAGGCGGTGGAAAATGGTGAATGGAGAGCAGAGAAAGCAGCACTCTCTCCTCCCCAAATTTATATTTATACTCAACTCACTAGTGAAAATCAGGTAGTTATTCGCATTGTTGATAATGGTACAGGCATTCCTGAAAACGTCCAAAAACAATTATTTGAAACATTCTTTACTACGAAACCAGCTGGTAAAGGTACGGGATTAGGTTTATCTATTAGTTACCAGATTATCACCCAAAAACATCGGGGAAAATTACAATGTATTTCTACTCTTGGACAGGGTACAGAATTTGTAGTTGTAATTCCGCTTAAGCAGCAAACAGCAAACTCTTTAACTGACGTTTCCTGTTAA
- the tmk gene encoding dTMP kinase: MGGKLIVFEGVEGCGKTSQMQLCCQWLESLNVSVVVTREPGGTELGLHLRRLLLEKAEDKPVAEVTELLLYAADRSQHVEQELKPNLAAGKYILCDRYTDSTIAYQGYGRGLNMSLINQLNYIATAGLESDLTIWLDVDVEVGLARKRGDGIGLDRIEQEAIAFHGRVQQGYAELAASHPSRIVRVDGSLSKEAVQRAIQEILRGHLHLIR, from the coding sequence ATGGGTGGCAAACTAATTGTATTTGAAGGTGTGGAAGGGTGTGGTAAAACCAGCCAAATGCAGCTTTGCTGTCAGTGGTTGGAAAGTCTCAATGTTTCTGTGGTGGTAACTCGCGAACCAGGTGGAACAGAGTTAGGCTTACATCTTCGCCGCTTGCTACTAGAAAAAGCAGAGGATAAACCAGTTGCTGAAGTGACAGAACTTTTATTGTATGCTGCTGACCGATCGCAACACGTGGAACAAGAACTTAAGCCAAATCTCGCAGCAGGGAAATATATTTTATGCGATCGCTATACTGACTCTACCATTGCCTACCAAGGATACGGTCGCGGTTTGAACATGAGTTTAATCAATCAGCTTAACTATATTGCCACTGCTGGCTTAGAGAGTGACTTGACTATTTGGTTAGATGTCGATGTCGAAGTTGGACTAGCCCGCAAACGGGGAGATGGAATAGGATTAGACCGGATTGAACAAGAAGCGATCGCTTTTCATGGGCGCGTTCAGCAAGGATACGCAGAGTTAGCAGCATCCCATCCCTCAAGAATTGTCCGGGTAGATGGCAGCTTGAGTAAAGAAGCTGTACAACGCGCAATTCAAGAAATTTTGCGCGGACACCTGCACTTGATAAGGTAA
- the rbsK gene encoding ribokinase: MSIIVFGSINIDLVATTPRLPVAGETLLGEEFLKVSGGKGANQAVALAKLGIPTQMVGRVGADDFGGELVNNLQASGVQIGNIFVDKTVSSGVAIIAVNHAGENQIIVIPGANGCVNQEDVERLSNLLPEATALLLQLEIPITAVVAAAKAARKTKIRVILDPAPARSDFPDELYPLVDIITPNEVEAAQLVGFPVDEEEQAAKAAEVLLQRGVKCAIVKLGSKGVFCATAEEKFFVPAFLVHAVDTVAAGDAFNGGLTAALFAGLSLHQAVVWGAAAGALATTKPGAQTSLPDRLTFDAFLRERASVKSLRSN, from the coding sequence ATGAGCATTATTGTCTTCGGCAGCATAAACATAGACTTGGTAGCAACAACACCCAGGTTGCCAGTTGCAGGAGAAACGTTGCTAGGAGAAGAATTTTTGAAAGTTTCGGGAGGTAAAGGAGCGAATCAAGCCGTAGCATTAGCAAAATTGGGAATTCCTACCCAAATGGTGGGGCGTGTAGGTGCAGACGATTTTGGCGGAGAACTTGTCAACAACTTGCAAGCATCTGGTGTGCAGATTGGCAATATTTTCGTCGATAAGACTGTTAGTTCTGGAGTCGCCATCATCGCCGTAAATCATGCTGGGGAAAATCAAATTATTGTCATTCCTGGTGCAAATGGGTGTGTGAATCAAGAAGATGTAGAACGATTGTCCAACTTATTACCAGAAGCTACAGCACTGCTTTTACAATTAGAAATTCCGATTACTGCCGTGGTTGCAGCCGCTAAAGCCGCAAGAAAAACCAAAATCAGGGTAATTCTCGATCCAGCACCCGCACGATCTGATTTCCCAGATGAACTTTACCCGTTAGTGGATATTATTACACCGAATGAAGTTGAAGCCGCGCAGTTAGTAGGTTTTCCTGTGGATGAAGAGGAACAAGCAGCAAAGGCTGCTGAAGTTTTATTACAACGGGGTGTGAAATGTGCGATCGTTAAACTGGGTTCTAAAGGTGTTTTTTGTGCAACTGCTGAGGAAAAGTTTTTTGTCCCCGCCTTTCTAGTTCATGCGGTTGACACAGTAGCTGCTGGCGATGCTTTTAATGGCGGCTTAACTGCGGCACTTTTTGCAGGACTTTCTTTACATCAGGCAGTTGTTTGGGGTGCAGCAGCAGGTGCTTTGGCAACGACAAAACCAGGCGCACAAACTTCACTACCCGATAGGTTGACATTTGATGCGTTTCTTAGAGAAAGGGCATCTGTCAAGTCGCTTCGCTCCAATTAA
- a CDS encoding galactose oxidase-like domain-containing protein, which yields MTQHNNKTNLQEETDLGTFIAQATTTDKWEVLSYNAPILPIHGALLRTGKVFFFCGSGNDPNRLNNLYDSVVWDVNKGTFTRQAPPLDSNNNPIDLFCAGHSFTSDGMLMVAGGTLRYDPFYGSPFAVMFDPITEKWVNKPSMNNGRWYPTVLTLGSGRIFAVAGLGIDGKLNKQPEIYSSTFANGWNAFPTTSALPSYAHLFLLSNGNIFYSGAQMGGTAVTPRILTLPGTFTQSITEKLVPGLQDPAFGDQAASVLLPPAQNQAVMIIGGGSATATTNRVNIVNLKATNPTYVGSRFLKNGRKHLSAVLLPDRTVFVCNGSRMDENTAQSMLPAEIYNPVTNSWTAVAKQNIPRVYHSVALLLPDGRVATAGGNPQRRVAELRLEIYSPAYMSRSRPIIQSAPQALSYELQFTIQTPQAANIKWVSLIRPMATTHSCDTEQRLVDVPINFRNATSLNVTVTDNRNIAPPGWYMLFISDNNGTPSVATWTRIS from the coding sequence GTGACTCAACATAATAACAAAACCAACCTTCAAGAAGAAACAGATTTAGGGACTTTCATAGCTCAGGCTACTACCACAGACAAATGGGAAGTATTGTCGTACAATGCCCCAATCCTACCCATACATGGCGCTCTACTTCGTACTGGTAAAGTATTCTTTTTTTGTGGCTCAGGGAACGATCCCAATCGCTTAAATAATCTCTATGACAGTGTGGTGTGGGATGTAAACAAGGGAACATTTACCCGTCAAGCGCCTCCATTGGATAGTAATAATAACCCTATTGACCTTTTTTGCGCCGGTCACTCGTTCACCTCTGATGGTATGTTGATGGTTGCCGGTGGAACTCTGCGCTACGATCCATTCTATGGTTCACCCTTTGCTGTAATGTTTGATCCCATTACCGAGAAATGGGTCAACAAACCATCAATGAATAATGGCCGCTGGTATCCTACTGTGTTAACACTAGGCAGTGGTCGGATATTCGCAGTGGCTGGGCTTGGTATAGATGGCAAGCTCAACAAACAACCAGAAATTTATTCTTCTACATTTGCAAATGGTTGGAACGCTTTTCCAACAACAAGCGCCTTACCGTCATACGCACATCTGTTTCTATTAAGTAATGGAAACATCTTTTATTCAGGTGCTCAGATGGGTGGTACCGCAGTGACACCAAGAATATTAACCCTGCCAGGGACATTTACACAATCCATTACAGAAAAACTGGTGCCAGGGCTGCAAGACCCAGCTTTCGGCGATCAAGCTGCCAGTGTGCTTTTACCACCTGCACAAAACCAAGCCGTCATGATTATCGGTGGAGGTAGTGCTACTGCGACAACAAATAGGGTAAATATTGTAAATCTAAAAGCTACTAACCCAACTTACGTAGGATCGAGGTTTCTAAAAAATGGTCGGAAGCATCTCAGCGCAGTTTTGTTACCCGATCGCACAGTGTTTGTTTGCAATGGTAGCAGAATGGATGAGAACACAGCCCAATCAATGCTACCAGCAGAAATCTACAATCCAGTCACAAATTCCTGGACAGCAGTAGCTAAACAAAATATCCCCCGCGTATATCACTCTGTGGCCTTACTCCTGCCAGATGGGAGGGTAGCCACAGCTGGGGGGAACCCTCAACGGAGAGTCGCTGAACTGCGATTAGAAATCTACAGTCCTGCCTACATGTCGCGGTCACGACCAATTATTCAGAGCGCTCCTCAAGCATTGAGCTACGAGCTGCAATTTACAATTCAGACACCCCAAGCTGCAAATATTAAATGGGTTAGTCTGATTAGACCAATGGCAACTACCCATTCCTGCGATACAGAACAAAGGTTAGTGGATGTACCGATTAATTTTAGGAATGCTACTTCTCTCAATGTCACAGTAACAGACAATCGAAACATCGCACCACCAGGCTGGTACATGCTTTTTATTAGTGACAACAATGGGACACCCTCAGTAGCGACCTGGACGCGAATATCTTAG
- a CDS encoding glutathione S-transferase family protein has product MSKSTPMDDEKNLPKKKGRTLPPKLIIWLGKFVWTTMWQIMMSKLAPSNQSGAYIRPNSQFRKFIGTEEGNPHPPAAGRYKLYVGLGCPWAHRTLVVRSLKKLEAVISVCIVSPSPIEGGWIFNEEEEGCRTLAEFYQLAEPGYSGRSTVPILWDNQTKTIVNNESSEIIVMLNSEFNEFANNPTLNLYPEALKEKIDWWNEKIYHAVNNGVYRCGFAQSQEAYNQACNELFATLDEIDIALQTSRYLCGDNITLADVRLFTTLFRFDSAYYGLFKCNRQRIRDYHNLGAYLRDVYQLPGVADTCDVESVKRDYYGNLFPLNPGGIIPNGPDMSYLDEPSGRDRIGTVNAS; this is encoded by the coding sequence ATGAGCAAATCAACTCCAATGGATGACGAAAAAAATCTCCCAAAGAAAAAGGGTAGGACACTACCTCCAAAGCTAATCATTTGGCTAGGAAAATTTGTCTGGACGACTATGTGGCAGATAATGATGTCAAAGCTTGCTCCGAGCAATCAGTCGGGAGCATATATTCGTCCTAATAGTCAGTTTCGCAAGTTCATTGGCACAGAAGAGGGAAATCCCCACCCACCAGCAGCAGGGCGCTACAAACTCTATGTTGGGTTGGGTTGTCCTTGGGCGCATCGAACCTTGGTTGTGCGATCGCTAAAAAAGCTCGAAGCGGTAATATCAGTATGTATCGTCTCTCCTTCTCCCATCGAAGGCGGTTGGATATTCAACGAGGAAGAAGAAGGTTGTCGCACTCTGGCTGAATTTTATCAGTTGGCAGAACCTGGTTACAGTGGACGCTCTACAGTTCCAATTTTATGGGACAACCAAACAAAAACTATCGTTAACAATGAGAGTTCAGAGATTATCGTCATGCTGAACTCTGAGTTTAACGAGTTCGCTAACAATCCCACCCTCAATCTTTACCCAGAAGCACTCAAAGAGAAGATTGACTGGTGGAATGAGAAGATTTATCACGCGGTAAATAACGGTGTGTATCGCTGTGGCTTTGCCCAAAGCCAAGAAGCATACAATCAAGCTTGTAACGAACTGTTCGCAACTCTTGATGAGATTGACATCGCATTGCAAACTAGTCGATATCTGTGTGGAGACAATATCACACTTGCAGATGTCCGTTTATTCACAACGTTATTTCGGTTTGATAGTGCCTACTATGGGTTGTTTAAGTGCAATAGACAGCGAATTCGAGACTATCACAACTTAGGAGCTTACTTACGCGATGTATATCAGCTTCCCGGCGTAGCTGACACCTGCGATGTCGAGAGTGTGAAGCGAGACTACTACGGGAACCTATTCCCACTCAATCCTGGTGGGATAATTCCTAATGGGCCTGATATGTCTTATCTTGATGAACCATCTGGGCGCGATCGCATCGGCACAGTAAATGCTTCATAA
- a CDS encoding aspartoacylase produces MNQINRVAIVGGTHGNEFTGAYLIQKFAQFPDLIARQSFETVTLLANPNAFAAGRRYVEKDLNRCFLKQDLQNPTLNSYEELQAKSIQNILTSNRGKQADFILDLHSSTANMGLTIILVNSHPLNLQLAAYLSQISPLVRIYRCSFKSIAENPFVNSLCELGFAIEVGPIAQGLLKAMLFQQTEELIYAVLGYLEQFNQGKISSTNKTLILYDHLSVVDYPKQPNGKIFGMIHPELQDKDYQALNPGDPIFLTFDDKTIIYEGASTVWPIFINEAAYYEKGIAMCLTQRQQINI; encoded by the coding sequence GTGAACCAGATTAATCGAGTTGCAATTGTCGGTGGAACTCATGGCAATGAGTTTACTGGGGCCTATTTAATCCAAAAATTTGCCCAGTTTCCTGATTTGATTGCTAGACAAAGTTTTGAGACAGTGACTCTGTTAGCAAATCCTAACGCTTTTGCAGCAGGGAGGCGATATGTAGAAAAGGATTTAAATCGATGTTTTCTCAAGCAAGATTTACAAAATCCAACTCTTAACAGTTACGAAGAATTGCAAGCTAAATCAATTCAAAACATCTTAACATCAAACAGAGGTAAACAAGCAGATTTTATCTTAGATTTGCACAGCAGTACAGCTAATATGGGTCTGACAATTATTTTGGTAAACAGTCATCCCCTAAACTTGCAATTAGCTGCTTATCTCAGCCAGATTAGTCCTTTGGTAAGGATTTATCGCTGCTCTTTTAAATCAATTGCAGAAAATCCATTTGTAAATTCTCTGTGTGAATTAGGCTTTGCGATCGAGGTTGGCCCGATTGCTCAAGGACTCTTAAAAGCAATGCTGTTCCAACAAACAGAAGAACTTATTTATGCAGTTCTTGGCTATCTAGAACAGTTTAACCAGGGGAAAATTTCATCAACTAACAAAACCTTAATTCTCTATGACCATTTATCAGTTGTGGATTATCCAAAACAGCCGAATGGTAAAATCTTTGGGATGATTCATCCAGAGCTTCAAGACAAGGATTACCAAGCCTTGAATCCAGGAGATCCAATCTTCTTAACTTTTGACGATAAAACAATTATTTATGAAGGTGCATCTACCGTTTGGCCGATTTTTATTAATGAGGCAGCTTACTACGAAAAAGGAATTGCAATGTGTTTGACTCAGAGACAGCAAATCAATATTTAG
- a CDS encoding polysaccharide deacetylase family protein codes for MKAKRPGNKPIASLSLDLDNVWSFLKNQGAPGWETFPSYLDIAVPRFLDIFQQWDLTITVFIVGQDAALEKNTKALQAIAYAGHEIGNHSFYHDPWLHLYSEDEIEQEVALAEEHIKRVTHQHPIGFRGPGYSFSPAVLKVLARRGYEYDASTFPTFLGPIARAYYLMTCKLSKEERKKREALFGGFKDGLQPLKPFQWKMGKDKLTEIPVTTMPIFKVPIHFSYIMYLSTFSSEVALLYLRIALWLCKLTRVQPSLLFHPTDFISQEDVPELLFFPGMSVPTYKKLAIVNKSLELISSQFNVLTVGQHAKSVVGARQLPVLVPQKR; via the coding sequence ATGAAAGCGAAGCGACCAGGAAACAAACCAATAGCCAGTCTTTCTTTAGACTTGGATAACGTTTGGTCTTTTCTAAAAAACCAGGGCGCTCCGGGTTGGGAGACTTTTCCCTCTTACTTAGATATTGCAGTCCCTCGTTTCTTAGATATTTTTCAGCAATGGGATTTGACAATCACAGTCTTCATTGTGGGTCAAGATGCAGCCCTGGAAAAGAACACCAAAGCATTACAAGCGATCGCTTACGCCGGCCACGAAATTGGCAATCACTCATTTTACCACGATCCTTGGCTACATCTGTATTCAGAGGATGAAATTGAACAAGAGGTGGCGTTGGCCGAAGAACATATCAAGCGCGTCACTCATCAACATCCTATCGGCTTTCGGGGGCCGGGATACAGTTTTTCTCCTGCGGTATTGAAAGTCTTAGCACGACGGGGATACGAATATGATGCTTCGACTTTTCCCACATTTTTGGGGCCCATAGCACGAGCTTATTATTTAATGACCTGTAAACTGAGCAAGGAAGAACGTAAGAAACGGGAAGCCCTGTTTGGTGGTTTTAAGGATGGTTTGCAGCCTTTAAAACCTTTCCAGTGGAAGATGGGTAAGGATAAACTGACTGAAATTCCCGTTACCACCATGCCAATTTTCAAAGTGCCAATTCACTTCAGTTACATCATGTACCTGAGTACATTTTCTTCGGAAGTGGCCTTACTCTACCTGCGAATTGCCCTTTGGCTGTGTAAACTTACACGCGTCCAGCCTTCTTTGCTATTCCATCCTACAGACTTTATCAGCCAAGAGGATGTGCCAGAACTATTATTCTTCCCTGGAATGAGTGTTCCCACCTACAAAAAGCTGGCAATAGTGAACAAAAGTTTAGAACTTATATCCAGTCAGTTCAATGTTTTAACTGTTGGACAACACGCCAAATCCGTAGTCGGCGCACGTCAACTACCTGTATTAGTGCCTCAAAAGAGGTAA
- a CDS encoding WYL domain-containing protein — translation MLSPEIGIIYFLEFPKIHSKPTYVDYIVKLPKRSLEEFCRWVYRFMGNAQFISPQHLAEQHQKFARALINRYSSKAPIYETALSG, via the coding sequence GTGTTGAGTCCAGAAATTGGGATAATTTATTTTTTGGAGTTCCCTAAGATACATAGCAAACCTACTTATGTAGATTACATTGTTAAATTGCCTAAGCGATCGCTGGAGGAGTTTTGTCGCTGGGTGTACCGCTTCATGGGCAATGCTCAGTTCATCTCTCCTCAACATCTAGCTGAACAACACCAGAAATTTGCTCGTGCATTAATAAATCGGTATTCTTCCAAAGCCCCCATTTATGAAACTGCTCTCTCCGGTTGA